The nucleotide sequence GGCTACCGGAAAATAAATGTGGATACGTATTTCGGAGTGCTGAAACGACCGGCGGTATATAATGTAAACAGCCAGTATGAAAATGAATTCCGCGACCGGTACTATCAGAAGTATGCCACCCTGGATCAGATACAGAACAAACCATTGTATGTGGCCAATACACTGGATCCGAATTTTTACGGTCCTTCCGACTGGACGGATGTGTATTACAAGTCAAAACCGGTACACTATATCGGTGTAGGGCTGCTGGGGGGTATGGACAGGGCCAACTTTATGTTTAACATCAGCAAAACAAAGGATCAGAATTTTGACGCTACTTCACTCAACCGCTACAATATTGTTTTTGGTATTAACATGTTGCCCGCAAAATGGCTGACCATCAGCGGGAACGTAAACGCCACGCGGATGGACCGGGACCGTAACCGGAGTTTAAGAGACCGTTTCGCCGAAACAAGATTTGTTCCGGATCTGGCCAACCCACTGGCGCCCAACGCAGCTTCCTATAACAGCTTCCTGAGGAAATACGAGGGCTCAGTAGATGACAATATCAATAACTCCTTTTTCGGATCTTTCGGGGTGCGCGCAAAATTTGATGAGCTGGAACTGAATACCCGCCTGGCGGTTGACTACGAGGAATCGCTGCGGGATGTATTCTATGGTAAGGAACTGATGGATAACAACAATTTCCTGTCGACGTATACCGGGTTTAACCAGCGGTTTTCCGTACTCAATACGATCAAATATACACTGCCGTTTAATAATAACGCCCAGAAGATCCGCCTGGAAGCCGGACAAAGCTTCATATCTGATTTTGTAAAGTATGATTATGTTCTTGCCTATAACAGTCCGAATGATTTTATTAAGATCAAGGAGATCTATCTGGATGATAATACGAAGTTTTTAAACCGTAATGATATTTTCGGATATCCGTTTACCGATAAGACCAAAGCGAATCTTTCTTCCATGTACGGGCGCATCGGGTACTCGTATAAAAAGCTGCTTGACCTTGACTTTGTAGGACGTTATGACGGCTATTCTAATTTTTCCGAATATTCCCGCTGGCTGTTTACCCCGGTAGCAAGTGCCCGCTTCAATGTGCACGAACTGTTGAAAAGTGATGTATTGAGTACGTTCGTATTGAAAGGATCCTGGGGACAGTTTGGTAACCTGCTGGCCGATAACCGCTTCAAGATCGGGCCTCAGTACCGCGTGGACCTGGGTTACTCGGATGAACCCACCCTGGGTAGCTACGCCGGGCTGGCGGGCCTTTCACAACCCTATTCCTTTGGCTGGGTAAACGAATATTACAACTGGCCGTTCAGTGTGCGTACCAACATCGGAACAGAGATCGGGTTATACCAGAACCGGATTTTGTTGGGACTGGATTACTATAATAATAAGAATAAGAATCTGCTGGTGCCCACAAGCATGCCTGCTGAAAACGGTTTTTCCTATAAGTATGTACAGGGGATGACGGTGCAGAACAGTGGTCTGAACCTGACATTCAATGCGGCATTAGTAAAGGACAGGAAAGATTTCGGCTGGAACCTGTTCGGTAATTTCAGCTGGAATAAAAATAAATTGCTGCAATTGCCTTATGGGCTTACTTCACTGGTTTATGGCAGCAAAAAGATCGAGATCGGTAAGCCGGTGGATGCCTACTGGGTATATGAGAATAAAGGGATCATCAATTCCGAAGCAGATATTCCCAGGGGAAAGCTGAATCCGGATGGAAGTTATAATCCGTTAACTTTTAGCGGTCTGATCAGTTTCTCTCCCGGCGATGCCTTGTGGGCGGATAATAACGGCGACGGCAATATTGATGTAAATGATAAGGTGCTTAAAGGAAATGCGCTGCCGGTATATATCGGCGGATTGGGAAGTAATGTGACCTATAAAAGATTCACGCTTGATTTTCAGTTCTACCTGGCATTGGGGCAGCAGCTGCTGAACCGTTCTACCTCTAATAAACTGGATTTTGTAAACAACGAAAATTCCAGGGATATCAGTTATGTAAAGGAAGTGACTTTCTGGCAAAAGACCTTTGATTATAATGACTATCCGCTATACAACCCCTGGAGTAGTACGATCCCTTACCGCGTGGATCAGGATCTGTTTCTGGAAAATGCCGGCTACCTGAAATTGCGGAATGTATCACTTGGATATGATCTGGCAGGGCTCAACTTCCTGGATAAGGCAAAGTTTAATAAAGCGCTTTTATATGTAACCGCTTCCAATCTGTTTACCATTTCTTCTTTTTCCGGAGGCGATCCGGAGCAGGTGGATTATATGGGGTATTATAATGGAAGGGCGCTGCCCATTCCGAAATCTTTCATTATTGGTTTGAAACTGGACTTTTAAATAAACAAGGTTTAAGTTATGCGTAAGAACTATTTTAAATATTCCGTCTTTTGTTTCTCCCTGGCAGTATTGCTTGTTGCGCTTGGTTGCAACAAGAAGCTGGACACACAATCTTCGTCTGCTCAATCTTCGGAGGTTATGTGGAAATCGTATGATGATGCCCGGAACGGCCTTGTTGCGATATACGGACTTTCCCGTGCTGCACTGGCTGAAAATAATGCGCACTGGATGTACGGTGATCTCCGGAAAGGGGATTTCGTAGCCACCTCCAGCGGGAACTACCTGGATGCGATTATTAAGAACGAACTGAACAAAGGGTTCCCGCAGATCAAACAGCTCACCAACTGGCGCCGCTTTTATGCAGCTGTTGATGCCTGTAATACCTTTATTGAAAATGCAGAGAGCTGCAAACAGGACCTCCGGTATTCCGATCTGAACTGCACTGTGGATGTTGCACAGGCCCATATGCTGCGTTCCTTCCTTTATTTTTATATGGTGCGGATCTGGGGAGATGTGCCCCTGATCACCGCTGCTTCGAAGAACGGGGAAACCAACCAGGTGGCCCGTACCCCGCAAGACCAGGTAATGGATTTTTGTATCAATGAACTGAGGTTGTACCGGGATAGTTTGCCCACTGAATATGGCGGCGATGATAAATCCAAACTGAATTATGACGGGAGTTATTACGGACAGAGCTGGAGCAGCTGGGGGAACGCTTTCTGGGGATACTACCAGTGTCTGGGATTACTTGCTCATATGTATGCGTGGAAGGGAGACTATCAATCCTGTCTGGCTGTTACAACGGAGATCAATTCTAATCCCGCTGCCGCCCGTACAGGATATGTGAGCTCTTCAAACGCCCGGGCCTATCTCGCCGGAAGAAACAGCATCTTTTACAGCAACGGGGTGAAGGGCTCACTCTGCTACCAGATCATCTCATTCCCTTATAACATGGCCAACAGGGAGTCCGGTCCGAGCGGGGTAGGACATCTGGAATCACTGACCCTTGCCAGTCCTTATGTGGTTAGGGCCAAGCCTGATATCTATGTACCGCGGGACACGATTGCCCGATGGTTTTACTATAACGGGGATTTCCGGCATCCCTATCAGCCGGAGTTTAGTAACTATGAAGATATTTACTTTACCAACTATTACGGAACGATCCCCATTTTTGCGAAGTTTAAGAATATCGCCACCGGCTCAAACACCTTTTCCATCTTTGGCTCCGCCATTCCTATTTTCCGCTTTGAAGATAACCGTCTGCTGATGGCCGAGGCACAGCTGATGCTCGGGCAATTTGCGGATGCCTATAAAACATTGAACTCTGTGCGTGAGATCCGGAACACTCCCGGATACTGGGAAGATACCAACAGCCAGACAAGACCAGGGTATAAGCTTAAGCCGACAGAAGCCAGTATGGAAGGCGGCCTTTTATATAATATTTTCCGCGAACGGCGTATTGAACTGGCCGGTGAAGGCGGATGGTGGTACGACCAGGTACGGTATAACCGTATTGCAAGGAACAACCCTGCGTTTAACAAACTGATAGATGAAGGGGGCATTTACTGGCCCATTGATGAAGAGATCATCAGCAAAAATCCATTGATTGAACAAAATTCTTATTGGAAGCGATAATTGTAGATATTATGAAAAGACAGTTATTTTTCTTAGGTACCCTGTTGTTGCTGATAGCAGCGGTCTCTTCCTGCAACAAGGCAAAAGGTCCTTATTATAATGCAACGATTACAGCCACTGTTCAATTCAATGGCACGGTGTTGGAATATCTGGAAAGCCAGAAAGGGATTTATGATTCAATGGTGATTGTGATCCGCCGTTATCCCGACCTGGTTCAAAAGCTCTCTTCGCCCGGAGCAATGACCCTATTTGCAATACCTAATACTGCATTTGAACTGGCGCAGAAGAATTTTAACCGGGAGCGTGCAAAACAGGACAGCGTTCCGCTTTATTTTAAACCTGCAGCTTATAATCTGAACCGACCGGATTCCGGTATGTATCATTATGAGGCGCTCGAAGATCTGATCACCCGTTACATTTTTGACAGCGTATATAACTATGATGAGCTGGCAAAATCGACCAGCGGGTTTCCGACCCATTCCCTGCTGGGCTACCAGATGAATTTGATGGCGGTGCAACAAAATGCGGTGGGCGCAACAAAAGACGGCCCCAAAGTAATAGAGTTGAGCGATATGAATAATTCTATTTTTCGCCGCTATTGGAAATCGGCTTTAACCAGCACTATAGCCGCTGTTCAAACCAGCAATGCACTGGTGCATGTGTTAACCCAGAATCATGAGTTTGGCTTTGCCAGCTTTACACAGAAACTGCTGGATCCCACCATCGACCGGGGCGGCTGGGTTCCTATTGCCTGGCATTCGCAATACCTGGGCACCTGGGGCGGCACTGTTTTTCATGCCCTGGATAACGACTACGATACCCGCTGGCATACGCTTACTTCTAATCCTCCGCCATTGCCGATATTTTTCACGGTGGATATGAAGAGCATGACCACCATCGGAGGGCTTACAATAAAGTGCAGGGGTGATGGCGGGCATGACGGTTCTCCGGTTGACTTTAATATAGAATTTGCGCCGGATGGGGCGAACCTGTCGGATTCTTCGAGCTGGACCAGGTTCCGCTTTTTTTACCCGCCGGATGCCTCAACGATCATGATTCCTAAACGCTTCAATTTAGATCGAAAGATCACCGCGCGTTATTTCCGCTTTACAGTAAATCAGGTGTTTTCAGGAAGGCTTTATACGGACCGGCCTTATTCCAACCTGGATGAGATTTGGATGAACTATTAATTATGCAATAAATTATGAATAGATTTTTTTTAGCAGGTTTATTGGTGCTGGGTCTGGTGTCAGCAGAGTCGTGTAAAAAGCTGCTTCCTGATGACCGGAATGCGATCGACCCTGCTGCAACCTACCTTACAACGAACTTTTCTCCGATATTAGGAAGAAATTATATCGCAAGAGGCGCGTTTAGTTTTGGAGAGTCGACCCTGCCGATGGAATTTGAGGTACTCAATCTTCGCAGATTTAACGGGGAACCAGCCCCCGAGCTCACCCAGGATATCTATCCGGTAACCGTCTGGAAGACGACCGGGGCAGGTGCATACACCGGCTTTGAAAAATCCATTGCCGAAATAGAAGCAAAACGCACGATTGAGAACCATCGCATTCTTGAAGTGCGGAAAAGTTCCGGCGATATCGTTGTTTGGGGAGATGTGAATTCCTCCAAACTGATAACACGGCCGGACTCTGGCTATGTGTTTGATGTGAAGGTTTCCAACAGCGGCGCTACCCGGTATTTTTATAACCTGCGTTTTATGCCTTACAAACCGGTACCACACGATCCGCATAATTATAACCTGAATACCGGCATGGCCTCCAGCCCTGCGCTGACCTCCGGTACCAGCGGTATTTCACTGACTAATTTTGTGAGGAGCAGGGACAATGTAAGCATGTCTGTAGGGGAAGTGGACGTCTATTTTAATAAACTGACCGGTGGCAGCGGCAATTCGCTCACCTTCAAATTTCTCGATTCTTCCTATTCACCCATCAATCCCAAGCTGTTCAACCAGACAAAATGGGATAAACTGGTACACGGGTTTGATATGAAACTGACGGATACCGAGGTGAAGTACACTGTTGCCTACCCGATACCGCTGGTTCAGATTCCCACAACCTATACGAACAGTGCGGGTAACCGGGCGAATGTTCAGTTTTCCTATTACCGGCTCGGGCCCGGGGGCTTTGGGGTAACGGCGACCCTCGGATTTAATTTCGCCATTTATCAGAAAGGAGACTGGGAGATCGCTTTTCACTTTAAGAATACATCACCCAAATTTACCAACGATTAATCTGCTTATATAGAATTATAAACGAAATGTTATGAGGATACTGACGGGGTTCTTTCTTATGTTTTTTTGTTTTTCAATGCAGGTGCTGCATGCACAGCAGGTTGAAATACGGGGAAAGGTATTTGATGATAA is from Niabella beijingensis and encodes:
- a CDS encoding RagB/SusD family nutrient uptake outer membrane protein, which encodes MRKNYFKYSVFCFSLAVLLVALGCNKKLDTQSSSAQSSEVMWKSYDDARNGLVAIYGLSRAALAENNAHWMYGDLRKGDFVATSSGNYLDAIIKNELNKGFPQIKQLTNWRRFYAAVDACNTFIENAESCKQDLRYSDLNCTVDVAQAHMLRSFLYFYMVRIWGDVPLITAASKNGETNQVARTPQDQVMDFCINELRLYRDSLPTEYGGDDKSKLNYDGSYYGQSWSSWGNAFWGYYQCLGLLAHMYAWKGDYQSCLAVTTEINSNPAAARTGYVSSSNARAYLAGRNSIFYSNGVKGSLCYQIISFPYNMANRESGPSGVGHLESLTLASPYVVRAKPDIYVPRDTIARWFYYNGDFRHPYQPEFSNYEDIYFTNYYGTIPIFAKFKNIATGSNTFSIFGSAIPIFRFEDNRLLMAEAQLMLGQFADAYKTLNSVREIRNTPGYWEDTNSQTRPGYKLKPTEASMEGGLLYNIFRERRIELAGEGGWWYDQVRYNRIARNNPAFNKLIDEGGIYWPIDEEIISKNPLIEQNSYWKR
- a CDS encoding discoidin domain-containing protein, translated to MKRQLFFLGTLLLLIAAVSSCNKAKGPYYNATITATVQFNGTVLEYLESQKGIYDSMVIVIRRYPDLVQKLSSPGAMTLFAIPNTAFELAQKNFNRERAKQDSVPLYFKPAAYNLNRPDSGMYHYEALEDLITRYIFDSVYNYDELAKSTSGFPTHSLLGYQMNLMAVQQNAVGATKDGPKVIELSDMNNSIFRRYWKSALTSTIAAVQTSNALVHVLTQNHEFGFASFTQKLLDPTIDRGGWVPIAWHSQYLGTWGGTVFHALDNDYDTRWHTLTSNPPPLPIFFTVDMKSMTTIGGLTIKCRGDGGHDGSPVDFNIEFAPDGANLSDSSSWTRFRFFYPPDASTIMIPKRFNLDRKITARYFRFTVNQVFSGRLYTDRPYSNLDEIWMNY
- a CDS encoding SusC/RagA family TonB-linked outer membrane protein; its protein translation is MQLKKLFMHCRWQLIVFLLLGATSTFNGMAQVDSLSDADKQDSILKADASRQFNEELERSNHPGLSDTSSVLTLVHLDGIKKTPFISVQQYLKGNAAGLYVNEESGEPGAEQFMFIRGLNMPVFNKQDLIAQQPAVFVNGVPLVQENALTYNIQRYDFNRIGSGTNFLSTIDVNNIERIEVLKTPSDLAVLGPLAANGAIWITTKNAQSGYRKINVDTYFGVLKRPAVYNVNSQYENEFRDRYYQKYATLDQIQNKPLYVANTLDPNFYGPSDWTDVYYKSKPVHYIGVGLLGGMDRANFMFNISKTKDQNFDATSLNRYNIVFGINMLPAKWLTISGNVNATRMDRDRNRSLRDRFAETRFVPDLANPLAPNAASYNSFLRKYEGSVDDNINNSFFGSFGVRAKFDELELNTRLAVDYEESLRDVFYGKELMDNNNFLSTYTGFNQRFSVLNTIKYTLPFNNNAQKIRLEAGQSFISDFVKYDYVLAYNSPNDFIKIKEIYLDDNTKFLNRNDIFGYPFTDKTKANLSSMYGRIGYSYKKLLDLDFVGRYDGYSNFSEYSRWLFTPVASARFNVHELLKSDVLSTFVLKGSWGQFGNLLADNRFKIGPQYRVDLGYSDEPTLGSYAGLAGLSQPYSFGWVNEYYNWPFSVRTNIGTEIGLYQNRILLGLDYYNNKNKNLLVPTSMPAENGFSYKYVQGMTVQNSGLNLTFNAALVKDRKDFGWNLFGNFSWNKNKLLQLPYGLTSLVYGSKKIEIGKPVDAYWVYENKGIINSEADIPRGKLNPDGSYNPLTFSGLISFSPGDALWADNNGDGNIDVNDKVLKGNALPVYIGGLGSNVTYKRFTLDFQFYLALGQQLLNRSTSNKLDFVNNENSRDISYVKEVTFWQKTFDYNDYPLYNPWSSTIPYRVDQDLFLENAGYLKLRNVSLGYDLAGLNFLDKAKFNKALLYVTASNLFTISSFSGGDPEQVDYMGYYNGRALPIPKSFIIGLKLDF
- a CDS encoding DUF5007 domain-containing protein produces the protein MNRFFLAGLLVLGLVSAESCKKLLPDDRNAIDPAATYLTTNFSPILGRNYIARGAFSFGESTLPMEFEVLNLRRFNGEPAPELTQDIYPVTVWKTTGAGAYTGFEKSIAEIEAKRTIENHRILEVRKSSGDIVVWGDVNSSKLITRPDSGYVFDVKVSNSGATRYFYNLRFMPYKPVPHDPHNYNLNTGMASSPALTSGTSGISLTNFVRSRDNVSMSVGEVDVYFNKLTGGSGNSLTFKFLDSSYSPINPKLFNQTKWDKLVHGFDMKLTDTEVKYTVAYPIPLVQIPTTYTNSAGNRANVQFSYYRLGPGGFGVTATLGFNFAIYQKGDWEIAFHFKNTSPKFTND